One Gossypium raimondii isolate GPD5lz chromosome 3, ASM2569854v1, whole genome shotgun sequence genomic window carries:
- the LOC105796469 gene encoding phloretin 4'-O-glucosyltransferase, translated as MPHPHFIVVTYPAQGHINPTLQFAQHLIRIGVRVTYITSISASRRMTKVPTAEGLSFLPFSDGYDDGIKPGDDIDHYLSEFKRRGKDAISEFITSSENEGKPITCIVYSLCLHWAAEVARKHHIPSALLWIQPATVFDIYYFYFNGYESAIKAQADETNPKCSIKLPGLPPLFTRDLPSFVIASNVYQSALSLFQEQMDVLAEEPNAKILINTFDALEHEALNAIEKFKTVGIGPLVPSSFFNSKDALDNSLRADLFQSDSKNYIQWLDSKPKSAVVYVSFGSMAALKKQQVEEIARALISSRRPFLWVVRNRKDRGEEEKEEDKLTCREELEQFGMVVPWCSQVEVLSHPSLGCFVTHCGWNSTLESLVAGVPVVAFPQWTDQGTSAKLIEDVWGTGVRVSGNEEGIVERDEIVRCLDLVMGDDEKGMEVKKNVEKWKGLAREVAMEGGSMDMNLKAFVDDVAQGYCK; from the coding sequence ATGCCACATCCTCATTTCATCGTAGTGACCTATCCTGCACAAGGCCACATAAACCCGACCTTACAATTCGCCCAGCATCTTATTCGTATCGGCGTACGTGTAACTTACATCACCAGCATCTCCGCCAGCCGCCGCATGACCAAAGTCCCCACCGCTGAAGGCCTATCGTTTTTACCTTTTTCAGATGGCTACGACGACGGAATTAAACCCGGCGATGACATAGACCATTACTTGTCTGAATTCAAGCGACGAGGCAAAGATGCCATCTCTGAGTTTATAACAAGTAGTGAAAACGAAGGTAAACCCATTACTTGCATTGTCTACTCTTTATGCCTTCATTGGGCTGCGGAGGTGGCGCGTAAACATCACATCCCGTCAGCTTTACTCTGGATTCAACCCGCCACCGTTTTCGACatctattatttttactttaacgGATACGAGTCCGCCATTAAAGCTCAAGCTGATGAAACAAACCCCAAGTGTTCGATAAAATTACCAGGTCTACCGCCACTCTTCACCCGCGACCTTCCATCGTTCGTCATCGCTTCGAACGTTTACCAGTCGGCACTGTCGTTGTTCCAAGAACAAATGGACGTCCTCGCAGAAGAACCCAACGCTAAAATCCTTATTAACACCTTCGATGCTTTGGAACACGAAGCATTAAACGCCATTGAAAAGTTCAAGACAGTTGGTATTGGACCTTTAGTCCCATCTTCATTCTTTAACTCAAAAGACGCATTAGATAATTCCTTAAGAGCCGATCTTTTTCAATCCGATTCAAAAAATTACATCCAATGGTTAGACTCCAAACCAAAATCGGCCGTCGTTTACGTTTCCTTTGGGAGCATGGCGGCGTTAAAGAAGCAACAAGTGGAGGAAATCGCTCGAGCTTTAATATCCAGCCGGCGACCGTTTTTATGGGTGGTGAGGAACCGGAAAGATAGAGgcgaagaagagaaagaagaagataagTTAACTTGCAGGGAAGAATTGGAACAATTTGGAATGGTGGTTCCATGGTGTTCGCAAGTAGAAGTGTTGTCTCATCCGTCGTTGGGTTGCTTCGTGACGCATTGTGGGTGGAACTCGACGTTAGAGAGCCTGGTTGCCGGTGTACCGGTGGTGGCTTTTCCTCAGTGGACGGATCAAGGGACTAGTGCGAAGCTGATTGAAGATGTGTGGGGAACTGGGGTGAGAGTGAGCGGTAATGAGGAAGGGATCGTGGAACGTGATGAGATCGTTAGGTGCTTGGATTTGGTGATGGGGGATGATGAGAAAGGGATGGAAGTGAAGAAAAATGTAGAGAAATGGAAAGGGTTAGCCAGGGAAGTCGCCATGGAAGGTGGGTCCATGGATATGAACCTTAAAGCTTTTGTGGATGATGTTGCTCAAGGTTATTGcaagtaa
- the LOC105796467 gene encoding UDP-glycosyltransferase 75C1 isoform X1, with protein sequence MSQPHFLLVASPAQGHINPTLQFAKHLIRIGVRVTFITCISARSRMTKVPTAQGLTFLPFSDGYDDGFQLRDDIDHYLSELRRRGKEAISEFLTSSENEGKPVTCIVYSPFNHWATEVARKHHIPTTLLWIQPATVFDIYYFYFNGYESTIKAQADETNPKRAIKLPGLPLLATRDLPSFVTASNVYRWGPSLIQEQMDILADESNPKILVNTFDALEQEALNAIENFNMIGIGPLIPSSFLNSSDSLDNSLRTDLFQPDSKDYLQWLDSKPKSAVVYVSFGSITVLTKQQVEEIARALISSRRPFLWVVRNRKDGGEEEKEEDKLTCREELEQYGRVVPWCSQVEVLSHPSLGCFVTHCGWNSTLESMVAGVPVVAFPQWTDQGTNAKLIEDVWGNGVRVSANEEGMVERDEIVRCLDLVMGDDEKGMEVKKNVEKWKGLAREASMEGGSMDMKLKAFVDDVAQENQG encoded by the exons ATGTCACAGCCTCATTTCCTCCTAGTGGCCTCCCCTGCACAAGGCCACATAAACCCAACCTTGCAATTTGCCAAGCATCTTATACGTATTGGCGTACGTGTAACTTTCATCACCTGCATCTCCGCTCGCAGCCGCATGACCAAAGTCCCCACTGCTCAAGGCCTAACGTTTTTACCCTTTTCCGATGGCTACGACGACGGTTTTCAACTCCGCGATGACATCGACCATTACCTATCTGAATTGAGGCGACGAGGCAAAGAAGCTATCTCCGAGTTTTTAACAAGCAGTGAAAACGAAGGCAAACCCGTCACTTGCATTGTCTACAGCCCGTTCAACCATTGGGCCACGGAGGTGGCGCGTAAACATCACATCCCGACAACTTTACTTTGGATTCAACCCGCCACCGTTTTTGACATCTATTATTTTTACTTCAACGGATACGAATCCACCATTAAAGCTCAAGCTGATGAAACAAACCCCAAGCGTGCAATAAAATTACCAGGTCTGCCGCTACTCGCTACCCGCGACCTTCCGTCGTTCGTAACCGCTTCAAACGTTTACCGTTGGGGACCGTCGTTGATCCAAGAACAAATGGACATCCTCGCTGATGAATCCAACCCCAAAATCCTTGTTAACACCTTCGATGCTTTGGAACAAGAAGCATTAAACGCcattgaaaatttcaacatgATCGGCATCGGACCTTTAATCCCATCTTCTTTCTTGAACTCAAGTGACTCCTTGGATAATTCCTTGAGAACCGATCTTTTTCAACCCGATTCAAAAGATTACCTCCAATGGTTAGACTCCAAACCAAAATCGGCCGTCGTTTACGTTTCCTTCGGGAGCATTACGGTGTTAACGAAGCAACAAGTGGAGGAAATCGCTCGAGCTTTAATATCCAGCCGGCGACCTTTTTTATGGGTGGTGAGGAACCGGAAAGATGGAGgcgaagaagagaaagaagaagataaacTGACTTGCAGGGAAGAATTGGAACAGTATGGGAGGGTGGTTCCATGGTGTTCGCAAGTGGAAGTATTGTCTCATCCGTCGTTGGGTTGCTTCGTGACGCATTGTGGGTGGAACTCGACGTTGGAGAGCATGGTGGCCGGTGTACCGGTGGTGGCTTTCCCTCAATGGACGGATCAAGGGACTAATGCGAAGCTGATTGAAGATGTGTGGGGGAATGGGGTGAGAGTGAGTGCTAATGAAGAAGGGATGGTGGAACGTGATGAGATCGTTAGGTGCTTGGATTTGGTGATGGGGGATGATGAGAAAGGGATGGAAGTGAAGAAAAACGTAGAGAAATGGAAAGGGTTAGCCAGGGAAGCCTCCATGGAAGGCGGCTCCATGGATATGAAGCTTAAAGCTTTTGTGGATGATGTTGCTCAAG agAATCAAGGCTAG
- the LOC105796467 gene encoding UDP-glycosyltransferase 75C1 isoform X2, which yields MSQPHFLLVASPAQGHINPTLQFAKHLIRIGVRVTFITCISARSRMTKVPTAQGLTFLPFSDGYDDGFQLRDDIDHYLSELRRRGKEAISEFLTSSENEGKPVTCIVYSPFNHWATEVARKHHIPTTLLWIQPATVFDIYYFYFNGYESTIKAQADETNPKRAIKLPGLPLLATRDLPSFVTASNVYRWGPSLIQEQMDILADESNPKILVNTFDALEQEALNAIENFNMIGIGPLIPSSFLNSSDSLDNSLRTDLFQPDSKDYLQWLDSKPKSAVVYVSFGSITVLTKQQVEEIARALISSRRPFLWVVRNRKDGGEEEKEEDKLTCREELEQYGRVVPWCSQVEVLSHPSLGCFVTHCGWNSTLESMVAGVPVVAFPQWTDQGTNAKLIEDVWGNGVRVSANEEGMVERDEIVRCLDLVMGDDEKGMEVKKNVEKWKGLAREASMEGGSMDMKLKAFVDDVAQGG from the exons ATGTCACAGCCTCATTTCCTCCTAGTGGCCTCCCCTGCACAAGGCCACATAAACCCAACCTTGCAATTTGCCAAGCATCTTATACGTATTGGCGTACGTGTAACTTTCATCACCTGCATCTCCGCTCGCAGCCGCATGACCAAAGTCCCCACTGCTCAAGGCCTAACGTTTTTACCCTTTTCCGATGGCTACGACGACGGTTTTCAACTCCGCGATGACATCGACCATTACCTATCTGAATTGAGGCGACGAGGCAAAGAAGCTATCTCCGAGTTTTTAACAAGCAGTGAAAACGAAGGCAAACCCGTCACTTGCATTGTCTACAGCCCGTTCAACCATTGGGCCACGGAGGTGGCGCGTAAACATCACATCCCGACAACTTTACTTTGGATTCAACCCGCCACCGTTTTTGACATCTATTATTTTTACTTCAACGGATACGAATCCACCATTAAAGCTCAAGCTGATGAAACAAACCCCAAGCGTGCAATAAAATTACCAGGTCTGCCGCTACTCGCTACCCGCGACCTTCCGTCGTTCGTAACCGCTTCAAACGTTTACCGTTGGGGACCGTCGTTGATCCAAGAACAAATGGACATCCTCGCTGATGAATCCAACCCCAAAATCCTTGTTAACACCTTCGATGCTTTGGAACAAGAAGCATTAAACGCcattgaaaatttcaacatgATCGGCATCGGACCTTTAATCCCATCTTCTTTCTTGAACTCAAGTGACTCCTTGGATAATTCCTTGAGAACCGATCTTTTTCAACCCGATTCAAAAGATTACCTCCAATGGTTAGACTCCAAACCAAAATCGGCCGTCGTTTACGTTTCCTTCGGGAGCATTACGGTGTTAACGAAGCAACAAGTGGAGGAAATCGCTCGAGCTTTAATATCCAGCCGGCGACCTTTTTTATGGGTGGTGAGGAACCGGAAAGATGGAGgcgaagaagagaaagaagaagataaacTGACTTGCAGGGAAGAATTGGAACAGTATGGGAGGGTGGTTCCATGGTGTTCGCAAGTGGAAGTATTGTCTCATCCGTCGTTGGGTTGCTTCGTGACGCATTGTGGGTGGAACTCGACGTTGGAGAGCATGGTGGCCGGTGTACCGGTGGTGGCTTTCCCTCAATGGACGGATCAAGGGACTAATGCGAAGCTGATTGAAGATGTGTGGGGGAATGGGGTGAGAGTGAGTGCTAATGAAGAAGGGATGGTGGAACGTGATGAGATCGTTAGGTGCTTGGATTTGGTGATGGGGGATGATGAGAAAGGGATGGAAGTGAAGAAAAACGTAGAGAAATGGAAAGGGTTAGCCAGGGAAGCCTCCATGGAAGGCGGCTCCATGGATATGAAGCTTAAAGCTTTTGTGGATGATGTTGCTCAAGGTGGTT ag
- the LOC105796468 gene encoding UDP-glycosyltransferase 75C1 has translation MSQPHFLLVTYPAQGHINPTLQFARHLIRIGVRVTFITCISARRRMTKVPTAQGLTFLPFSDGYDDGFQPGDDVDHYRSEFTRRGKEAISEFITSGENEGKPVTCIVYTLFIHWATEVARKHHIPTALLWIQPASVFDIYYFYFNGYESTIKAQAEETNPERSIKLPGLLLLATRDLPSFFTASNVYRWALSLFQEHMDVLADESNPKILVNTFDALEHEALNAIENFNMVGIGPLIPSSFLNSSDSLDNSLRTDLFQPDSKDYLQWLDSKPKSAVVYVSFGSITVLTKQQVEEIARALISSRRPFLWVVRNRKDGGEEEKEEDKLTCREELEQFGRVVPWCSQVEVLSHPSLGCFVTHCGWNSTLESMVAGVPVVAFPQWSDQGTTAKLIEDVWGNGVRVSANEEGMVERDEIVRCLDLVMGDDEKGMEVKKNVEKWKGLAREASMEGGSMDMNLKAFVDDVAQGGCK, from the coding sequence ATGTCACAGCCTCATTTCCTCCTGGTGACCTACCCTGCACAAGGCCACATAAACCCAACCTTACAATTTGCCAGGCATCTTATACGTATTGGCGTACGTGTAACTTTCATCACCTGCATCTCCGCTCGCCGCCGCATGACCAAAGTCCCCACTGCTCAAGGCCTAACGTTTTTACCCTTTTCCGATGGCTACGACGACGGTTTTCAACCCGGCGATGACGTGGACCATTACCGATCTGAATTTACGCGACGAGGCAAAGAAGCCATCTCCGAGTTTATAACAAGCGGTGAAAACGAAGGCAAACCCGTCACTTGCATTGTCTACACCCTGTTCATCCATTGGGCCACGGAGGTGGCGCGTAAACATCACATCCCGACAGCTTTACTTTGGATTCAACCCGCCTCCGTTTTTGACATCTATTATTTTTACTTCAACGGATACGAATCCACCATTAAAGCTCAAGCTGAAGAAACAAACCCCGAGCGTTCAATCAAATTACCAGGTCTGCTGCTACTCGCCACCCGCGACCTTCCGTCTTTCTTCACCGCTTCAAACGTTTACCGTTGGGCACTGTCGTTGTTCCAAGAACACATGGACGTCCTCGCCGATGAATCCAACCCTAAAATCCTTGTTAACACCTTCGATGCTTTGGAACACGAAGCATTAAACGCcattgaaaatttcaacatgGTCGGCATCGGACCTTTAATCCCATCTTCTTTCTTGAACTCAAGTGACTCCTTGGATAATTCCTTGAGAACCGATCTTTTTCAACCCGATTCAAAAGATTACCTCCAATGGTTAGACTCCAAACCAAAATCGGCCGTCGTTTACGTTTCCTTCGGGAGCATTACGGTGTTAACGAAGCAACAAGTGGAGGAAATCGCTCGAGCTTTAATATCCAGCCGGCGACCTTTTTTATGGGTGGTGAGGAACCGGAAAGATGGAGgcgaagaagagaaagaagaagataaacTGACTTGCAGGGAAGAATTGGAACAGTTTGGGAGGGTGGTTCCATGGTGTTCGCAAGTGGAAGTATTGTCTCATCCGTCGTTGGGTTGCTTCGTGACGCATTGTGGGTGGAACTCGACGTTGGAGAGCATGGTGGCCGGTGTACCAGTGGTGGCTTTCCCTCAATGGTCGGATCAAGGGACTACTGCGAAGCTGATTGAAGATGTGTGGGGGAATGGGGTGAGAGTGAGTGCTAATGAAGAAGGGATGGTGGAACGTGATGAGATCGTTAGGTGCTTGGATTTGGTGATGGGGGATGATGAGAAAGGGATGGAAGTGAAGAAAAATGTAGAGAAATGGAAAGGGTTAGCCAGGGAAGCCTCCATGGAAGGCGGCTCCATGGATATGAACCTTAAAGCTTTTGTGGATGATGTTGCTCAAGGTGGTTGCaagtaa
- the LOC105796466 gene encoding UDP-glycosyltransferase 75C1, protein MSQPHFLLVTFPAQGHINPTLQFAKHLIRIGVRVTFITCISAHRRMTKVPTAQGLTFLPFSDGYDDGFQPGDDIEHYLSELRRRGKEAISEFITSSENEGKPVTCIVYTLFIHWASEVARKHHIPTALLWIQPATVFDIYYFYFNGYESTIKAPVDETNPKRSIKLPGLPLLATRDLPSFVTASNVYRWALSLFKEQMDVLADESHPKILVNTFDALEHEALNAIENFNMVGIGPLIPSSFLNSNDSLDNSLRTDLFQSDSKDYIQWLDSKPKSAVVYVSFGSYAVLTKRQVEEIARALISSRRPFLWVVRNRTNGGEEEKEEDKLTCREELEQFGMVVPWCSQVEVLFHPSLGCFVTHCGWNSTLESMAAGVPVVAFPQWTDQRTNAKLIEDVWGNGVRVSANEEGMVERDEIVRCLDLVMGDDKKGMEVKKNVEKWKGLASEAAMEGGSLDMKLKAFVDDIAEGYLLID, encoded by the exons ATGTCACAGCCTCATTTCCTCCTAGTGACCTTCCCTGCACAAGGCCACATAAACCCAACCTTACAATTTGCCAAGCATCTTATACGTATTGGCGTACGTGTAACTTTCATCACCTGCATCTCCGCTCACCGCCGCATGACCAAAGTCCCCACTGCTCAAGGCCTAACGTTTTTACCGTTTTCCGATGGCTACGACGACGGTTTTCAACCCGGTGATGACATAGAACATTACCTATCTGAATTGAGGCGACGAGGCAAAGAAGCCATCTCCGAGTTCATAACAAGCAGTGAAAACGAAGGCAAACCCGTCACTTGCATTGTCTACACCCTGTTCATCCATTGGGCCTCGGAGGTGGCGCGTAAACATCACATCCCGACAGCTTTACTTTGGATTCAACCCGCCACCGTTTTCGACATCTATTATTTTTACTTCAACGGATACGAATCCACCATTAAAGCTCCAGTTGATGAAACAAACCCAAAGCGTTCAATAAAATTACCAGGTCTGCCGCTACTCGCCACCCGCGACCTTCCGTCGTTCGTCACCGCTTCAAACGTTTACCGTTGGGCACTGTCGTTGTTCAAAGAACAAATGGATGTCCTCGCTGATGAATCCCACCCCAAAATCCTTGTTAACACATTCGATGCTTTGGAACACGAAGCATTAAACGCcattgaaaatttcaacatgGTAGGCATCGGACCTTTAATCCCATCTTCTTTCTTGAACTCAAATGACTCCTTGGATAATTCCTTGAGAACCGATCTTTTTCAATCCGATTCAAAAGATTACATCCAATGGTTAGACTCCAAACCAAAATCGGCCGTCGTTTACGTTTCCTTCGGGAGCTATGCTGTGTTAACGAAGCGACAAGTGGAGGAAATCGCTCGAGCTTTAATATCCAGCCGGCGACCCTTTTTATGGGTGGTGAGGAACCGGACAAATGGAGgcgaagaagagaaagaagaagataaacTGACTTGCAGGGAAGAATTGGAACAGTTTGGGATGGTGGTTCCATGGTGTTCGCAAGTGGAAGTATTGTTTCATCCATCGTTGGGTTGCTTCGTGACGCATTGTGGGTGGAACTCGACATTGGAGAGCATGGCGGCCGGTGTACCGGTGGTGGCTTTCCCTCAATGGACGGATCAAAGGACTAATGCGAAGCTGATTGAAGATGTGTGGGGGAATGGGGTGAGAGTGAGTGCTAATGAAGAAGGGATGGTGGAACGTGATGAGATCGTTAGGTGCTTGGATTTGGTGATGGGGGATGATAAGAAAGGGATGGAAGTGAAGAAAAATGTAGAGAAATGGAAAGGGTTAGCCAGTGAAGCCGCCATGGAAGGCGGCTCCTTGGATATGAAGCTTAAAGCTTTTGTGGATGATATTGCTGAAGGATATC TACTCATCGACTAG